One Mesorhizobium sp. L-2-11 genomic region harbors:
- a CDS encoding MarR family transcriptional regulator, protein MALVPTGLTSTQTLLLGQIDGLAAAYGEDGPTLQVLADRLAIQISALTHALRPLVRDGLVEVRHDTQVGEPSMLC, encoded by the coding sequence GTGGCACTGGTCCCAACCGGGCTGACATCGACGCAAACTCTTCTGCTCGGCCAGATCGACGGGCTCGCGGCCGCTTACGGCGAGGATGGGCCGACGCTGCAAGTCCTCGCCGACCGCCTGGCGATCCAGATCTCAGCGCTGACGCATGCCCTGCGGCCCCTTGTGCGCGACGGTCTGGTCGAGGTCCGCCACGATACCCAGGTCGGCGAACCAAGCATGCTGTGCTGA